Proteins from one Flavobacterium sp. N2038 genomic window:
- a CDS encoding GxxExxY protein, whose amino-acid sequence MSENEISYKVRGAIFKVYNTLGPGLLESVYESALHYQLKKDGLTVIKQIDLPVRYDDIYLDITFRLDLLVEDKVILELKSVEEIKPIHFKQLNTYLKLTNKKLGLLVNFNCSNILENIHRVVNKI is encoded by the coding sequence ATGTCAGAAAATGAAATTTCATATAAAGTTAGAGGTGCAATTTTTAAAGTTTATAACACTCTCGGTCCTGGATTATTAGAGTCCGTGTATGAAAGTGCCCTTCATTATCAATTAAAAAAAGATGGATTAACAGTAATTAAACAAATTGATTTACCTGTGAGATATGATGATATTTATTTAGATATAACTTTCAGACTAGATCTTTTGGTGGAAGACAAAGTAATCTTAGAATTAAAATCAGTAGAAGAGATAAAACCTATTCACTTTAAACAATTAAATACATATTTAAAACTGACTAACAAAAAACTTGGATTATTAGTCAATTTCAACTGCTCTAATATTCTTGAAAATATCCATCGTGTAGTTAATAAAATTTAA
- a CDS encoding thiazole synthase — protein MQTSLFNIGDKTLTSRLFLGTGKFGSNEEMEQAILASESELVTVALKRIDLETDTDAILSHLKHPKINLLPNTSGARNAKEAVFAAQLAREALETNWVKLEIHPDPKYLMPDPLETLKATEELAKLGFFVLPYIHADPVLCKHLENAGTTAVMPLGSPIGSNKGLKTIDFLEIIIEQSNVPVIIDAGIGAPSDAAKAMEIGADAVLVNTAIAVAGNPKLMAEAFKEAVIAGRKAFEAKIANQQNYAVASSPLTSFLYD, from the coding sequence ATGCAAACGTCATTGTTTAATATTGGAGATAAAACTTTAACCTCCCGTTTGTTTTTAGGAACAGGGAAATTTGGCTCAAATGAAGAAATGGAACAAGCCATTTTAGCTTCAGAAAGCGAGTTGGTAACGGTCGCCCTAAAACGCATAGATCTCGAAACGGATACTGATGCTATTCTTTCTCATTTAAAACATCCAAAAATCAATTTACTACCCAACACATCGGGAGCACGAAATGCAAAAGAAGCTGTTTTTGCAGCACAATTAGCACGTGAAGCACTTGAAACCAATTGGGTAAAATTAGAAATTCATCCAGATCCAAAATACTTAATGCCGGATCCACTTGAAACTTTAAAGGCTACGGAAGAACTAGCTAAGCTGGGATTTTTTGTTCTGCCTTACATTCATGCTGATCCTGTTTTGTGTAAACATTTAGAAAATGCAGGAACTACTGCTGTAATGCCTTTAGGTTCACCCATTGGGAGCAATAAAGGCTTAAAAACGATAGATTTTCTAGAGATTATAATTGAACAAAGTAATGTTCCGGTTATTATCGATGCTGGAATTGGCGCTCCTTCGGATGCTGCAAAAGCTATGGAAATTGGTGCTGATGCTGTTTTGGTTAATACTGCAATCGCTGTTGCAGGAAATCCAAAGTTAATGGCCGAAGCATTTAAGGAAGCCGTTATTGCAGGAAGAAAAGCTTTTGAAGCCAAAATAGCCAATCAACAAAATTATGCTGTTGCCTCTAGCCCTTTGACTTCATTTTTATATGATTAA
- a CDS encoding DUF3127 domain-containing protein: MEVIGKVKVVNPEQQVSAAFKKRELVVTTDEQYPQHILIEFTQDKCDLLSSYKQGEAVKVSINLRGREWVNPQGETRYFNSIQGWRIERLASEAPAQGPAMPAAEAFAPATNVNDDEPDDLPF, from the coding sequence ATGGAAGTTATAGGAAAAGTAAAAGTGGTAAATCCTGAGCAACAAGTAAGTGCTGCATTCAAAAAAAGAGAATTAGTAGTTACTACAGATGAGCAGTATCCACAGCATATTTTAATCGAATTTACACAAGATAAATGCGATTTATTAAGCAGCTATAAACAAGGAGAGGCAGTAAAAGTTTCTATCAATTTAAGAGGAAGAGAATGGGTTAATCCACAAGGAGAAACCAGATATTTTAATAGTATTCAAGGTTGGAGAATCGAAAGATTGGCAAGTGAAGCTCCTGCGCAAGGACCTGCAATGCCAGCAGCAGAAGCGTTTGCTCCGGCTACAAACGTAAACGACGACGAACCAGACGATTTACCTTTCTAA
- a CDS encoding thiamine phosphate synthase, with the protein MYNKLQYISQGNTIEEQLYNIQQALDAGCDWVQMRFKDQSAKSTFALAEAVKFLCEEYLANFIVNDDLYLAQQIAADGVHLGLSDMKIDEARAILGNTKIIGGTANTFEDIENHVKNGCDYIGLGPFRFTSTKEKLSPILGLSGYFEILQKLKKNKIKVPVFAIGGITLKDINPLMETGIYGIAVSGIITESDEKEKLIQQLNEKLYANVIV; encoded by the coding sequence ATGTACAATAAACTGCAATATATTTCACAAGGAAATACAATCGAAGAGCAATTATACAACATTCAACAGGCACTTGATGCCGGATGTGATTGGGTGCAGATGCGGTTTAAAGATCAGTCAGCTAAAAGTACTTTCGCCTTAGCAGAAGCGGTAAAATTTTTATGCGAAGAATACTTGGCCAATTTTATTGTAAACGACGATTTGTATCTCGCTCAGCAAATTGCTGCAGACGGGGTTCATCTAGGACTTTCGGATATGAAAATCGATGAAGCCCGCGCCATTTTAGGCAATACCAAAATAATTGGAGGAACAGCCAACACCTTTGAAGACATTGAAAATCACGTAAAAAATGGATGTGATTACATTGGTCTGGGGCCATTTCGGTTTACCAGTACAAAAGAAAAGTTAAGTCCAATTTTAGGCTTATCAGGATATTTTGAGATTCTTCAAAAACTAAAAAAGAATAAAATCAAGGTTCCGGTTTTTGCCATTGGAGGCATCACATTAAAAGATATAAATCCGTTAATGGAGACTGGAATCTACGGAATTGCAGTTTCCGGGATCATTACGGAAAGTGATGAAAAAGAAAAATTAATTCAACAACTCAACGAAAAACTATATGCAAACGTCATTGTTTAA
- the thiS gene encoding sulfur carrier protein ThiS, with protein MELKINQQTKHFNVESLSVQSLLDLEIPHKQNGIAVAINNTVVPKTKWNEFLVHETDEILIISATQGG; from the coding sequence ATGGAACTAAAAATCAATCAACAAACCAAACATTTCAATGTTGAATCGCTAAGCGTTCAATCATTGCTCGATCTCGAAATTCCGCACAAACAAAACGGAATCGCCGTTGCTATTAACAACACCGTTGTTCCAAAAACCAAATGGAACGAATTCCTCGTACACGAAACTGACGAAATTTTGATTATTTCTGCTACGCAAGGCGGATAG
- the thiH gene encoding 2-iminoacetate synthase ThiH: protein MSTFKSIFEQYNWDKIQTKIYKTTSKDVERTLVKTKYNLDDFLVLISPIAQNYLEEMAQKCHEITKKRFGKTIQMYAPLYLSNECQNICTYCGFSLDNKIKRKTLSDTEIKLEVEALKVAGFDHVLLVTGEANYTVNINYFLNAIALIKDNFSIISVEIQPLSTEEYECLHEAGVYSVLVYQETYHQEVYKKYHTKGKKSNFDFRLETPDRIGTAGIHKIGLGVLLGLEDWRTDSFFNALHLDYLQKKYWQTKYSVSFPRLRPAEGIIEPNFIMDDKDLTQLICAYRLWNEDLEISISTRENEKFRNNIIPIGVTSMSAGSKTNPGGYVVDPQSLEQFEISDERSVEEIAKIIKNAGYEPIWKDWDKAYSLKFESLKS from the coding sequence ATGAGCACATTCAAATCTATTTTTGAACAATATAATTGGGATAAAATTCAAACCAAAATATACAAGACCACATCAAAAGATGTCGAACGAACTTTGGTAAAAACCAAATACAATCTTGATGATTTTTTGGTATTAATCTCCCCTATTGCCCAAAATTATTTAGAAGAAATGGCGCAAAAATGCCATGAAATCACTAAAAAACGTTTCGGAAAAACGATTCAGATGTATGCACCGCTTTATTTAAGCAACGAATGTCAAAATATTTGCACTTATTGTGGTTTTAGCTTAGACAATAAAATCAAAAGAAAAACACTTTCTGACACAGAAATAAAACTCGAGGTCGAAGCTTTGAAAGTTGCAGGCTTTGATCACGTTTTATTGGTTACCGGTGAAGCAAATTACACTGTCAATATCAATTATTTCCTGAATGCAATTGCTTTAATAAAAGATAATTTTTCGATTATTTCTGTTGAAATACAACCACTGTCTACAGAAGAATATGAATGTTTACATGAAGCTGGAGTTTACTCCGTTTTAGTTTATCAGGAAACCTATCATCAGGAAGTTTACAAAAAATACCACACTAAAGGCAAAAAATCAAATTTTGATTTTAGACTGGAAACCCCGGACCGAATTGGAACCGCAGGAATTCATAAAATTGGTTTAGGCGTTTTATTAGGTCTGGAAGACTGGAGGACAGATAGTTTTTTTAATGCTTTGCATCTTGATTATCTTCAGAAAAAATACTGGCAGACCAAATATTCTGTTTCTTTCCCTCGCCTGCGTCCCGCTGAAGGAATTATCGAACCTAATTTTATTATGGATGACAAAGATTTGACGCAGCTTATTTGTGCGTATCGCTTATGGAATGAAGATCTCGAAATTTCAATCTCGACCCGTGAAAATGAAAAATTTAGAAATAATATCATTCCAATTGGTGTTACAAGTATGAGTGCTGGTTCTAAAACAAATCCGGGTGGTTATGTCGTGGATCCCCAATCTTTAGAACAATTTGAAATCAGCGATGAACGCTCTGTAGAAGAAATTGCCAAAATCATCAAAAATGCTGGTTATGAACCGATCTGGAAAGATTGGGACAAAGCGTATAGTCTAAAGTTTGAAAGCCTAAAGTCATAA
- a CDS encoding thiamine phosphate synthase, producing MIVITNPSAIANEISIIDSLFEEGLSLLHIRKPDFSELEMAQFIHQIKLEYRANLVLHHHHDLAEDFGIERFHFSEKERKRIYDSPARFLKPCRYKNKSKSTSTHSVEDFNSLRDGFDYAFLSPVFKSISKENYEPKADLFETLKSRTNYKTKVVALGGIDTQNIQEIFEKGFDEVALLGSIWNSKTPLKQFKICQQIVLSYLQ from the coding sequence ATGATTGTAATTACAAATCCTTCTGCAATTGCCAACGAAATTAGCATTATTGATTCTTTGTTTGAAGAAGGATTGTCTTTACTTCATATTCGGAAACCAGATTTTTCAGAATTAGAAATGGCACAGTTTATTCATCAGATAAAATTAGAATATAGGGCTAATTTGGTTTTGCATCATCATCACGATTTAGCAGAAGATTTTGGTATTGAACGTTTTCATTTTTCCGAAAAAGAAAGAAAACGCATCTATGATTCTCCTGCAAGGTTTTTAAAACCTTGTAGGTATAAAAACAAATCTAAATCAACATCAACTCATTCCGTCGAAGATTTTAATTCTCTCAGAGATGGTTTTGATTACGCCTTTCTAAGTCCAGTTTTTAAAAGTATTTCAAAGGAAAATTATGAGCCAAAAGCAGATCTTTTTGAAACATTAAAATCCAGAACAAATTATAAAACAAAAGTTGTTGCTCTTGGTGGAATTGATACTCAAAACATTCAGGAAATCTTTGAAAAAGGTTTTGATGAAGTCGCACTTTTAGGAAGCATATGGAATAGTAAAACCCCTTTAAAACAATTTAAAATATGTCAGCAGATCGTCCTTTCGTACTTACAATAG
- a CDS encoding MOSC domain-containing protein, with protein sequence MSAVYSVKEIYIYPIKSLAGISLNSALAEEMGFENDRRWMLIGNDNVHVTQREYPLMSQFYPEISEDKIKITFEGQTHEFLINEYLEKAIDSNVWEDKSEVFEVNAQTSKWFSERLGIDCKLVKIVKAGGRKHESSRLKETFNVSLADGYPYLLIGSKSLDFLNEKLDEKITIKRFRPNIVLSSQNAHEEDDFTTFKIGEVQFKNIKPCGRCIMVNNDPERGVIKKEPLKTLSKYRNVNNSVLFGTNIVSLNSGFISVGDEVVF encoded by the coding sequence ATGAGTGCAGTTTATAGCGTAAAAGAAATTTATATTTATCCCATAAAAAGTTTAGCTGGTATTAGCTTAAATTCTGCTCTTGCTGAAGAAATGGGTTTTGAAAATGATCGAAGATGGATGTTGATTGGTAATGACAATGTTCATGTTACACAACGTGAATATCCGCTGATGAGTCAGTTTTATCCTGAGATTTCAGAAGACAAAATCAAAATTACTTTTGAAGGTCAAACCCATGAATTTTTAATTAATGAATATCTGGAAAAAGCTATAGATTCAAATGTTTGGGAGGATAAAAGCGAGGTTTTTGAGGTAAACGCACAAACTTCTAAATGGTTTAGCGAACGTTTAGGAATTGATTGTAAACTGGTAAAAATAGTAAAAGCAGGTGGTCGTAAACATGAAAGTTCAAGATTAAAAGAAACATTCAATGTAAGTTTAGCCGATGGTTATCCTTATTTGTTGATTGGAAGCAAAAGCCTTGATTTTTTGAATGAGAAATTAGACGAGAAAATTACAATAAAAAGATTCCGCCCTAATATAGTCTTAAGTAGTCAAAATGCTCATGAGGAAGATGATTTTACTACCTTTAAAATTGGAGAAGTTCAGTTTAAAAACATAAAACCCTGTGGAAGATGCATTATGGTTAATAATGATCCTGAGAGAGGGGTTATTAAGAAGGAACCTTTAAAAACATTAAGTAAATACCGAAATGTTAATAATTCTGTATTATTTGGAACTAATATTGTGAGCTTAAATAGTGGATTTATTAGCGTTGGTGATGAGGTTGTTTTTTAG
- a CDS encoding bifunctional hydroxymethylpyrimidine kinase/phosphomethylpyrimidine kinase — MSADRPFVLTIAGLDPSGGAGILADVKSFEQHQVYGFAITTANTIQTENKFYEIQWTNLSFVIRSIETLFLSYKIDVVKIGIVPTIHYLNRILSTIKLLSPLTQIVWDPVLKSTTEFNFMNLEDLSDLNKVLSKVDLLTPNYKEIEVLFPDFFSKKSWFENEIPTNILLKGGHNQTATGTDRLFLKNEVYDLLPTNKECSEKHGSGCVLSAAIAANLALNQTLPEACKNAKTYIEKYLSSTSTLIGYHYVQ, encoded by the coding sequence ATGTCAGCAGATCGTCCTTTCGTACTTACAATAGCCGGTTTAGATCCTTCCGGAGGCGCAGGTATTCTGGCTGATGTTAAATCATTTGAGCAGCATCAGGTGTATGGTTTTGCCATTACAACTGCAAATACCATCCAGACCGAGAATAAATTTTATGAAATTCAGTGGACGAATTTAAGTTTTGTAATTCGATCCATTGAAACGTTGTTTTTGAGTTACAAAATAGATGTGGTTAAAATTGGAATAGTTCCCACTATACACTATTTAAACCGAATTCTTTCAACCATAAAATTACTCTCACCATTAACACAAATTGTCTGGGATCCGGTCTTAAAATCTACTACCGAATTTAATTTTATGAACCTTGAAGACCTTTCAGATTTAAATAAAGTTTTATCTAAAGTCGACTTGCTCACTCCTAATTATAAAGAAATTGAGGTTTTGTTTCCTGATTTCTTTTCGAAAAAATCATGGTTTGAAAATGAAATCCCCACTAATATTTTATTAAAAGGCGGACATAATCAAACCGCAACCGGAACTGATCGTTTATTTCTAAAAAATGAAGTTTACGATCTTTTACCAACAAACAAAGAATGCTCAGAAAAACACGGCTCCGGTTGTGTACTTTCTGCCGCAATTGCCGCAAATCTTGCATTAAATCAAACTTTACCCGAAGCTTGTAAAAATGCCAAAACCTACATAGAAAAATATCTAAGTTCAACTTCAACACTCATAGGATATCATTATGTACAATAA
- a CDS encoding DNA-3-methyladenine glycosylase I, with product MENTNTIRCGWCNASDLYKRYHDEEWGIPVYDDPTIFEFLILETFQAGLSWITILNKRENFKVAFDNFDYKKIANYSEDKIEELLQDTGIIRNKLKVKSAVSNAQAFIKIQKEFGTFSEYIWKFVDGKPIDNTPKTLRDVPATTPISDAISKDLKKRGFKFVGSTVIYAHMQATGMVNDHIQDCFTRNNK from the coding sequence ATGGAAAACACAAATACTATTCGATGTGGCTGGTGCAACGCCAGTGATTTATATAAAAGATATCATGACGAAGAATGGGGTATTCCTGTTTACGATGATCCAACTATTTTTGAATTTCTAATTTTAGAAACTTTTCAGGCTGGCTTAAGCTGGATTACAATTTTAAATAAAAGAGAAAACTTCAAGGTCGCTTTTGATAATTTTGATTATAAAAAAATTGCCAATTATTCTGAAGATAAAATTGAAGAATTACTTCAGGACACTGGTATTATTCGAAACAAACTTAAAGTGAAATCTGCCGTTTCAAACGCTCAGGCTTTTATAAAAATCCAGAAAGAATTCGGTACTTTCTCAGAATATATATGGAAATTCGTAGACGGAAAACCTATTGATAACACCCCCAAAACATTAAGAGATGTTCCAGCAACCACTCCAATTTCTGACGCAATCAGCAAAGATTTAAAGAAAAGAGGTTTTAAATTTGTCGGCTCAACTGTTATTTATGCACATATGCAGGCAACGGGAATGGTCAATGATCATATTCAAGACTGCTTTACCCGAAACAACAAATAA
- a CDS encoding HesA/MoeB/ThiF family protein, with protein MSIIQEFLRYNRQTILPEIGDEGQEKLKKARVLVIGAGGLGCPILQYIATAGVGFIGIMDFDTIEIHNLHRQILYTENEIGQQKSIVAQKVVSKLNPLIESVAINEKLTSENAAQIIEQFDIIVDGSDNFSTRYLVNDTCVTLKKTLVYGSILRFEGQIAVFNHKGSKNLRDLFPEMPDPKEVPNCNLNGVLGTLPGIIGNMMAHETLKLILELPSLKNELVIFNTLNWSFTKLNF; from the coding sequence ATGAGTATTATACAAGAATTCCTTCGATACAACAGACAAACTATTCTTCCTGAAATTGGAGATGAAGGTCAGGAAAAATTAAAAAAAGCACGAGTTTTAGTAATTGGTGCAGGCGGTTTAGGCTGTCCTATTTTACAATACATTGCAACTGCTGGAGTTGGTTTTATCGGTATTATGGATTTTGATACAATTGAAATTCACAACCTACACAGACAAATTTTATACACCGAAAATGAAATTGGACAACAGAAATCCATTGTCGCACAAAAAGTAGTTTCAAAATTGAATCCGTTGATTGAATCCGTTGCAATTAATGAAAAATTAACTTCAGAAAATGCAGCGCAAATTATAGAACAGTTTGATATCATCGTCGATGGTTCTGATAATTTTTCTACTCGTTATTTGGTTAACGATACTTGTGTTACACTAAAAAAGACTTTAGTTTATGGCAGTATTTTACGATTTGAAGGACAAATTGCCGTTTTTAATCATAAGGGAAGTAAAAACCTACGCGATTTATTTCCGGAAATGCCAGATCCAAAAGAGGTTCCCAATTGTAATTTAAATGGCGTATTAGGAACTCTTCCGGGAATTATTGGAAATATGATGGCACATGAAACGCTAAAATTAATTCTCGAACTGCCTTCTTTAAAAAACGAATTAGTAATTTTTAATACACTAAACTGGAGCTTTACAAAGCTAAATTTCTAA
- the aat gene encoding leucyl/phenylalanyl-tRNA--protein transferase: protein MYYLKENLFFPPVSEADEEGILAIGGDLNPDRLKLAYKSGIFPWFNEGEPILWWAPDPRMVLFMDELIISKSMRNILNRKMFKITFNKNFKEVISNCQQIKREGQEGTWISDEMINAYCKLNEEGIAKSVEVWLDENLVGGLYGIDLGNVFCGESMFSKVSNASKTAFIALALYLQKENYKVLDCQVYNPHLESLGCREIDREEFMSILNSK, encoded by the coding sequence ATGTATTATTTAAAAGAAAATTTATTTTTTCCTCCAGTTTCTGAGGCTGATGAAGAGGGAATTTTGGCGATTGGTGGTGACTTAAATCCAGATAGATTAAAACTGGCATATAAAAGCGGAATTTTTCCATGGTTTAATGAAGGTGAACCCATTCTTTGGTGGGCTCCGGATCCCCGAATGGTTTTGTTTATGGACGAGTTGATAATTTCTAAAAGTATGCGTAACATTCTAAATCGAAAAATGTTTAAAATTACTTTTAATAAAAACTTCAAAGAAGTAATTTCAAATTGTCAGCAAATAAAGCGTGAAGGACAAGAAGGTACCTGGATTTCAGACGAAATGATTAATGCTTATTGTAAGTTAAATGAGGAAGGAATAGCTAAATCTGTTGAGGTTTGGCTGGATGAAAACTTAGTAGGCGGCTTGTACGGAATTGATTTAGGAAATGTTTTTTGTGGTGAGAGTATGTTTTCTAAGGTTTCGAATGCATCCAAAACAGCTTTCATTGCTTTAGCGTTATATTTGCAAAAAGAAAATTATAAAGTACTGGATTGTCAGGTTTACAATCCACATTTAGAGAGTTTAGGTTGCCGCGAAATTGATCGCGAGGAGTTTATGTCCATTTTAAACAGTAAATAA
- the thiC gene encoding phosphomethylpyrimidine synthase ThiC, with amino-acid sequence MTTEEQISRTPFPNSKKIYIDGEIHPIKVAMREIHLSDTKLSNGKIEKNPPVTVYDTSGPYTDPNIEIDIRKGLPRLRESWILNRKDVEILSEITSDYGQSRLRDESLNHLRFEYLHQPKRAKKGANVTQLYYAKQGIITPEMEYIAIRENQRIELLNEQTKAMQCQHSGHSFGANTPKSKITPEFVRSEVACGRAIIPNNINHPESEPMIVGRNFLVKINANIGNSAVTSTIEEEVEKAVWACRWGADTIMDLSTGKNIHETREWIIRNSPVPIGTVPIYQALEKVKGVAEDLTWEVFRDTLIEQAEQGVSYFTIHAGVLLRYIHLTANRVTGIVSRGGSIMAKWCLFHHKENFLYTHFEEICEIMKQYDVAFSLGDGLRPGSIADANDAAQFAELETLGELTKIAWKHDVQVFIEGPGHVPMHMIKENMDKQLEHCHEAPFYTLGPLTTDIAPGYDHITSAIGAAMIGWYGCAMLCYVTPKEHLGLPNKKDVKDGVITYKISAHAADLAKGHPGAQYRDNALSKARFEFRWEDQFNLALDPDTAREFHDETLPADGAKVAHFCSMCGPKFCSMKISQEIRDVAAAEKGMQEKSEEFIEQGKEIYI; translated from the coding sequence ATGACTACAGAAGAACAAATATCCAGAACCCCATTTCCGAATTCTAAAAAAATATATATAGATGGCGAAATTCATCCTATAAAAGTGGCGATGCGTGAGATTCATCTTAGCGATACGAAACTTTCAAACGGTAAAATCGAAAAAAATCCTCCCGTAACTGTTTATGATACTTCTGGTCCGTACACAGATCCAAATATTGAAATTGATATTCGAAAAGGATTGCCACGCTTACGCGAAAGTTGGATTCTGAATCGAAAAGATGTTGAAATTTTAAGCGAAATCACTTCAGATTACGGTCAAAGCCGATTACGTGATGAAAGTCTGAATCATCTTCGTTTTGAATATTTACATCAGCCAAAAAGAGCTAAAAAAGGCGCTAACGTAACGCAATTGTATTACGCTAAACAAGGAATTATTACGCCTGAAATGGAATATATTGCGATTCGTGAAAATCAACGTATTGAACTTTTAAACGAACAAACCAAAGCCATGCAATGCCAACACAGCGGTCACAGTTTTGGAGCCAATACACCTAAAAGTAAAATCACTCCGGAATTTGTACGTTCTGAAGTTGCATGCGGAAGAGCCATAATTCCAAACAATATTAACCATCCTGAAAGCGAGCCCATGATTGTTGGACGTAATTTCCTGGTAAAAATTAATGCTAACATTGGGAACAGTGCTGTAACTTCAACTATTGAAGAAGAAGTTGAAAAAGCAGTTTGGGCTTGTCGCTGGGGAGCTGACACTATTATGGACTTATCAACTGGAAAAAACATTCATGAAACCAGAGAATGGATTATTAGAAATTCTCCCGTTCCAATTGGTACTGTTCCTATTTATCAGGCATTAGAAAAAGTAAAGGGTGTCGCCGAAGATTTAACCTGGGAAGTTTTCCGGGATACCTTAATTGAACAGGCAGAACAAGGCGTTTCTTATTTTACCATTCATGCCGGAGTTTTGCTTCGCTACATACATTTAACTGCAAATCGTGTTACCGGAATTGTTTCCCGAGGCGGATCAATTATGGCAAAATGGTGTTTATTTCATCATAAAGAAAACTTTTTATATACTCATTTTGAAGAGATCTGCGAAATTATGAAGCAATATGACGTTGCTTTTTCTTTAGGAGATGGCTTACGCCCGGGTTCAATTGCCGATGCGAATGATGCTGCTCAGTTTGCCGAATTGGAAACTTTGGGAGAATTGACAAAAATTGCATGGAAACATGATGTTCAGGTTTTTATTGAAGGTCCTGGTCACGTCCCAATGCATATGATTAAAGAAAATATGGACAAGCAATTAGAGCATTGTCATGAAGCTCCGTTTTATACTTTAGGACCATTAACAACAGATATTGCGCCAGGTTATGATCATATTACCTCTGCAATTGGAGCTGCAATGATTGGTTGGTATGGCTGTGCCATGTTGTGTTATGTAACCCCAAAAGAACATCTTGGCCTGCCAAATAAAAAAGATGTAAAAGACGGCGTTATAACTTATAAAATTTCAGCTCACGCTGCAGACTTGGCCAAAGGTCATCCTGGAGCACAATATCGCGATAATGCTTTGAGTAAAGCCCGTTTTGAATTCCGTTGGGAAGACCAGTTTAATTTGGCTTTAGATCCTGATACAGCAAGAGAATTTCACGATGAAACACTTCCTGCAGATGGTGCAAAAGTGGCGCATTTCTGTTCAATGTGCGGTCCAAAATTCTGCTCTATGAAAATATCACAAGAAATTAGAGATGTCGCCGCAGCAGAAAAAGGAATGCAGGAGAAATCAGAAGAATTTATCGAGCAAGGAAAAGAGATTTATATTTAA
- a CDS encoding queuosine precursor transporter, with protein sequence MFKTRKEIVFVILAGIFITNAVVAELIGGKLIQIGPFVMSIGILPWPVVFLTTDLINEYFGEKGVKKLSFITACLIAYAFLILFMAIIIPAAKGISPVNDDQFKAVFGQSMWIIVGSLIAFMISQLIDVSVFWFFKNRTGDKKIWLRTTGSTVISQLFDSFIVLGIAFWLPGKIDFETFLSSAIVGYTFKLSIAILLTPLIYAGHHLIKKYLDEGSPNKE encoded by the coding sequence ATGTTTAAAACCAGAAAAGAAATTGTCTTTGTAATTCTTGCAGGAATTTTTATAACTAATGCCGTTGTCGCCGAATTAATTGGTGGAAAACTTATTCAGATTGGACCATTTGTAATGAGTATCGGAATTTTGCCCTGGCCTGTAGTTTTCTTAACGACAGATTTAATTAATGAGTATTTTGGCGAAAAAGGAGTAAAAAAACTCTCTTTTATCACAGCATGTTTGATTGCTTATGCTTTTTTAATACTCTTTATGGCCATTATAATTCCGGCCGCAAAAGGAATAAGTCCTGTAAATGACGACCAATTTAAAGCGGTTTTCGGTCAAAGTATGTGGATTATCGTAGGTAGTTTAATTGCTTTCATGATTTCGCAATTAATAGATGTTAGCGTATTCTGGTTTTTTAAAAACCGGACTGGTGATAAAAAAATATGGCTCAGAACTACGGGATCAACAGTTATCTCGCAGTTGTTTGATTCTTTTATTGTTCTCGGAATTGCCTTTTGGCTGCCGGGAAAAATTGATTTTGAAACTTTTCTTTCATCTGCTATAGTTGGTTATACTTTTAAATTATCAATAGCTATTTTATTGACCCCTTTAATTTATGCTGGCCATCATTTGATAAAAAAGTATTTAGACGAGGGTTCTCCAAACAAAGAGTAA